The following proteins come from a genomic window of Dreissena polymorpha isolate Duluth1 chromosome 1, UMN_Dpol_1.0, whole genome shotgun sequence:
- the LOC127870729 gene encoding uncharacterized protein LOC127870729 isoform X2: MQSGSEHKMMVESFDVADVIQWLRNRDLHKFILLFQKHKVTGKDLIELHLPFLESYDNISLEEREILLSEIYNLLNPTPVCVSQEDLTRLTSPVEKRKLYAAIELAQTKRSMIPRSISNNAIPSSHSEPHQSCSVFQFPAVENMGKALNKTNPGEAALQSSQQSPSLHCQKNMYKTLPVNSTMFDWIQILGSHCVHCMTLTHEQFALVSMSTGPKSHVIVTGVAEALPDIHVGDRIIELNGNLISTQTTSEIKNICLTSTVPGKPVSLVVLCRNKSGNKNGDLNKKWEKLRSLLEGMLRTEVASPTEKLHLASTNETEFIGNYQLFSKHVQCLQDEVKRLEDKISILKHQNEILTNNLEEKDASIHDLELSRGKTMDRLQKSRSHGGKKSRIESVGGQEYFNMTMEGLELENKTKEEVVDSLKEIVLQASKQKWYLDRLISLVVEESPWLLEEVDSEMDNLTLSPDSEEFC; this comes from the exons ATGCAGTCAGGCTCTGAACATAAAATGATG GTGGAGAGTTTTGACGTGGCAGATGTCATCCAGTGGCTGAGGAACAGAGATCTACACAAGTTTATACTTCTCTTTCAAA AGCATAAAGTTACTGGTAAAGACCTGATTGAGCTTCATCTTCCCTTCCTTG AATCCTATGACAACATATCTCTTGAAGAGCGAGAAATCCTTTTGTCAGAGATATATAACCTTCTCAATCCAACACCAGTGTGTGTCAGCCAAGAAGACCTCACAAGACTTACTTCGCCTGTCGAGAAACGTAAATTGTATGCAGCCATTGAGCTTGCTCAAACCAAACGCTCCATGATTCCTCGTTCAATATCCAATAATGCCATTCCATCATCACATAGTGAGCCACACCAAAGTTGTTCAGTATTTCAATTTCCCGCAGTGGAAAATATGGGTAAAGCGCTGAACAAAACAAATCCTGGAGAAGCAGCTCTTCAAAGTAGTCAGCAAAGCCCTTCACTGCACTgtcaaaaaaacatgtataaaaccttACCA GTCAACTCTACCATGTTTGATTGGATACAGATATTAGGAAGCCATTGTGTTCATTGTATGACCTTGACCCATGAACAATTTGCCCTTGTTTCCATGTCAACTGGACCCAAAAGCCATGTGATTGTCACTGGTGTGGCGGAGGCATTGCCAGACATACATGTGGGGGACAG AATCATAGAATTGAACGGCAACCTGATATCCACACAAACAACGTCAGAAATTAAAAATATCTGTCTAACTAGCACGGTTCCTGGAAAGCCAGTATCATTAGTTGTTTTGTGCAg AAACAAATCTGGAAACAAGAATGgtgatttgaacaaaaaatggGAAAAACTCCGATCTTTGCTAGAGGGAATGCTGCGCACTGAAGTGGCCTCTCCAACAGAAAAACTTCACCTTGCATCGACGAATGAGACAGAATTTATAGGCAATTACCAGCTGTTTTCTAAGCACGTTCAGTGCTTGCAG GATGAGGTCAAACGTTTGGAGGACAAAATTTCCATCTTAAAGCACCAGAATGAAATACTTACAAATAATCTGGAAGAAAAG GATGCTTCAATCCATGATCTGGAACTTTCACGAGGAAAAACCATGGACAGACTGCAGAAGTCAAGATCTCATGGTGGAAAGAAAA GTCGAATAGAGAGTGTTGGTGGCCAAGAGTACTTTAATATGACTATGGAGGGATTGGAGCTTGAGAATAAAACAAAA GAGGAAGTAGTGGATTCACTGAAAGAGATTGTGTTGCAAGCTAGCAAACAGAAGTGGTACCTGGACCGACTGATCTCATTGGTTGTCGAGGAATCCCCATGGTTACTGGAAGAAGTGGACTCAGAAATGGACAACCTGACATTGAGCCCCGATTCGGAAGAGTTCTGTTAG
- the LOC127870729 gene encoding uncharacterized protein LOC127870729 isoform X1, giving the protein MEKHNQGSASTIDSTNHSSDPPIKALMQSGSEHKMMVESFDVADVIQWLRNRDLHKFILLFQKHKVTGKDLIELHLPFLESYDNISLEEREILLSEIYNLLNPTPVCVSQEDLTRLTSPVEKRKLYAAIELAQTKRSMIPRSISNNAIPSSHSEPHQSCSVFQFPAVENMGKALNKTNPGEAALQSSQQSPSLHCQKNMYKTLPVNSTMFDWIQILGSHCVHCMTLTHEQFALVSMSTGPKSHVIVTGVAEALPDIHVGDRIIELNGNLISTQTTSEIKNICLTSTVPGKPVSLVVLCRNKSGNKNGDLNKKWEKLRSLLEGMLRTEVASPTEKLHLASTNETEFIGNYQLFSKHVQCLQDEVKRLEDKISILKHQNEILTNNLEEKDASIHDLELSRGKTMDRLQKSRSHGGKKSRIESVGGQEYFNMTMEGLELENKTKEEVVDSLKEIVLQASKQKWYLDRLISLVVEESPWLLEEVDSEMDNLTLSPDSEEFC; this is encoded by the exons ATGGAAAAACACAACCAGGGTTCAGCCTCTACTATAGACAGTACAAACCATTCAAGTGATCCGCCAATTAAAG CTCTAATGCAGTCAGGCTCTGAACATAAAATGATG GTGGAGAGTTTTGACGTGGCAGATGTCATCCAGTGGCTGAGGAACAGAGATCTACACAAGTTTATACTTCTCTTTCAAA AGCATAAAGTTACTGGTAAAGACCTGATTGAGCTTCATCTTCCCTTCCTTG AATCCTATGACAACATATCTCTTGAAGAGCGAGAAATCCTTTTGTCAGAGATATATAACCTTCTCAATCCAACACCAGTGTGTGTCAGCCAAGAAGACCTCACAAGACTTACTTCGCCTGTCGAGAAACGTAAATTGTATGCAGCCATTGAGCTTGCTCAAACCAAACGCTCCATGATTCCTCGTTCAATATCCAATAATGCCATTCCATCATCACATAGTGAGCCACACCAAAGTTGTTCAGTATTTCAATTTCCCGCAGTGGAAAATATGGGTAAAGCGCTGAACAAAACAAATCCTGGAGAAGCAGCTCTTCAAAGTAGTCAGCAAAGCCCTTCACTGCACTgtcaaaaaaacatgtataaaaccttACCA GTCAACTCTACCATGTTTGATTGGATACAGATATTAGGAAGCCATTGTGTTCATTGTATGACCTTGACCCATGAACAATTTGCCCTTGTTTCCATGTCAACTGGACCCAAAAGCCATGTGATTGTCACTGGTGTGGCGGAGGCATTGCCAGACATACATGTGGGGGACAG AATCATAGAATTGAACGGCAACCTGATATCCACACAAACAACGTCAGAAATTAAAAATATCTGTCTAACTAGCACGGTTCCTGGAAAGCCAGTATCATTAGTTGTTTTGTGCAg AAACAAATCTGGAAACAAGAATGgtgatttgaacaaaaaatggGAAAAACTCCGATCTTTGCTAGAGGGAATGCTGCGCACTGAAGTGGCCTCTCCAACAGAAAAACTTCACCTTGCATCGACGAATGAGACAGAATTTATAGGCAATTACCAGCTGTTTTCTAAGCACGTTCAGTGCTTGCAG GATGAGGTCAAACGTTTGGAGGACAAAATTTCCATCTTAAAGCACCAGAATGAAATACTTACAAATAATCTGGAAGAAAAG GATGCTTCAATCCATGATCTGGAACTTTCACGAGGAAAAACCATGGACAGACTGCAGAAGTCAAGATCTCATGGTGGAAAGAAAA GTCGAATAGAGAGTGTTGGTGGCCAAGAGTACTTTAATATGACTATGGAGGGATTGGAGCTTGAGAATAAAACAAAA GAGGAAGTAGTGGATTCACTGAAAGAGATTGTGTTGCAAGCTAGCAAACAGAAGTGGTACCTGGACCGACTGATCTCATTGGTTGTCGAGGAATCCCCATGGTTACTGGAAGAAGTGGACTCAGAAATGGACAACCTGACATTGAGCCCCGATTCGGAAGAGTTCTGTTAG